A genomic segment from Nocardia cyriacigeorgica GUH-2 encodes:
- a CDS encoding helix-turn-helix domain-containing protein: MAKLDDVIRARLIQLRKERGWTQAQVAVAARALGLQWTRSTVGAIEAGIQRVDHLLEVASLCAIFGLPVGSLLDGGDDIDLPNGDRAPLSQIRKALAGQYSSVEIKTETYVEQRIGAEDPDELERIGNRIGIDRNLLRHLSEEAFGTRFFLAERDKRAGITADTPPRSAQAKRGHATRGMLAEVQAIIDRDGIDAVMDRQRAAAEQSFRDIDEMMRGGSDA, translated from the coding sequence GTGGCCAAACTCGACGACGTGATACGCGCCCGACTCATCCAGCTACGAAAAGAACGGGGGTGGACACAGGCACAGGTCGCCGTCGCCGCTCGCGCGCTAGGTCTGCAATGGACGCGCTCGACAGTGGGAGCCATCGAGGCGGGTATCCAGCGCGTCGACCACCTGCTCGAGGTTGCGTCATTGTGCGCAATATTCGGCCTACCCGTCGGCAGCCTGCTCGATGGCGGCGACGATATCGACCTACCGAACGGCGACCGCGCACCCCTGAGCCAGATACGCAAAGCCCTTGCCGGGCAATATAGTTCGGTTGAGATCAAGACCGAGACCTATGTCGAGCAGCGGATCGGCGCAGAGGACCCCGACGAGCTCGAGCGCATCGGCAACCGCATCGGCATTGACCGGAACCTGCTGCGCCACCTGTCCGAGGAAGCGTTCGGGACACGGTTCTTTCTCGCCGAGCGCGACAAGCGCGCAGGTATCACGGCCGACACTCCCCCGCGGTCAGCCCAGGCGAAACGTGGCCACGCAACCCGCGGGATGCTCGCCGAGGTGCAGGCCATCATCGACCGGGACGGGATCGACGCCGTGATGGACCGGCAACGCGCAGCAGCCGAACAGTCGTTTCGCGATATCGACGAGATGATGAGAGGCGGCAGCGATGCCTAG
- a CDS encoding helix-turn-helix transcriptional regulator: MSHQQERLHRIPEACGRLGIGRSYLYELMGAGRIRSVKVGRRRLVPESAIREFIEQLDAEVA, encoded by the coding sequence ATGTCTCACCAGCAAGAACGACTCCACCGAATCCCGGAAGCCTGCGGCCGGCTCGGCATCGGCCGCAGCTACCTCTACGAGCTCATGGGCGCCGGCCGGATTCGGTCGGTCAAGGTCGGCCGCCGCCGCCTGGTCCCCGAAAGCGCGATCCGGGAGTTCATCGAGCAGCTTGACGCCGAGGTCGCCTGA